The Stappia sp. genome window below encodes:
- a CDS encoding SCP2 sterol-binding domain-containing protein, whose amino-acid sequence MTLDQLTETVRGKVAGGGISDTVKFDLGDDGVIYVDGAEVSNEDREADCTISISSKNLEALLAGDLNPTTAFMTGKIKVDGAMGVAMKLGSIV is encoded by the coding sequence ATGACACTCGACCAACTGACCGAAACGGTGCGCGGCAAGGTGGCCGGCGGCGGCATTTCCGACACCGTGAAATTCGATCTCGGCGACGACGGCGTGATCTACGTGGACGGCGCCGAGGTGAGCAACGAGGACCGCGAGGCGGATTGCACCATCTCGATCAGTTCGAAGAACCTCGAGGCGCTTCTGGCCGGCGATCTCAATCCGACCACGGCCTTCATGACCGGCAAGATCAAGGTGGACGGCGCCATGGGCGTCGCCATGAAGCTTGGCAGCATCGTCTGA
- a CDS encoding GMC family oxidoreductase N-terminal domain-containing protein has product MGSWDYVIVGAGSAGCVLANRLSADPDVRVLLLEAGGTDDYIWIHVPVGYLYCMGNPRTDWGYKTAPDPGLNGRALAYPRGRVLGGCSAINGMIYMRGQARDYDGWRQMGCTGWGWDDVLPLFRRAEDHYALDDDMHGQGGECRVEEQRLSWEILDAVREACASVGIPKVDDFNRGDNFGSSYFQVTQRGGVRWTAAKGFLKPVMRRPNLRVVTKAQVARLEIAEGRVRGLELTVDGAPARVSVEGEVVLAAGAIGSPQLLELSGIGDPAVLGRHGIAPVLAKPGVGANLQDHLQIRTVFKVANAVTLNQLASSLWGKAKIAAEYAFRRSGPMSMAPSQLGVFARSDPSFETANIEYHVQPLSLDRFGEPLHPFPAITASVCNLRPESRGHVHIRSADAGEHPEIRPNYLATEADRKVAADSIRLTRRIMQADPLARYSPVEHLPGSAAQTDEALARAAGDIGTTIFHPVGTCRMGADPDAVVDPRLRVRGIAGLRVADASVMPAITSGNTAAPTMMIAEKAAEMIRADRRT; this is encoded by the coding sequence CTGGGGTCCTGGGATTACGTGATCGTCGGCGCCGGATCGGCCGGCTGCGTGCTGGCCAATCGCCTGTCCGCCGATCCGGACGTGCGGGTGCTGCTGCTGGAGGCCGGCGGCACCGACGATTACATCTGGATCCACGTTCCGGTCGGCTATCTCTACTGCATGGGCAACCCCAGAACCGACTGGGGTTACAAGACCGCGCCCGATCCGGGCTTGAACGGGCGGGCGCTGGCCTATCCGCGCGGACGGGTGCTTGGCGGCTGTTCCGCGATCAACGGCATGATCTACATGCGCGGCCAGGCGCGCGACTATGACGGCTGGCGCCAGATGGGCTGCACGGGCTGGGGCTGGGACGATGTGCTCCCGCTGTTCCGGCGCGCCGAGGATCATTATGCGCTCGACGACGACATGCACGGCCAGGGCGGGGAATGCCGGGTCGAGGAGCAGCGCCTGTCCTGGGAAATCCTGGACGCGGTGCGCGAGGCCTGCGCTTCCGTTGGCATCCCCAAGGTCGACGACTTCAACCGGGGCGACAATTTCGGCTCGTCCTATTTTCAGGTCACGCAGCGCGGCGGCGTGCGCTGGACGGCGGCCAAGGGCTTCCTCAAGCCGGTGATGCGCCGGCCCAATCTCAGGGTCGTCACCAAGGCGCAGGTCGCGCGCCTCGAAATCGCGGAAGGGCGTGTCCGCGGACTTGAGCTCACCGTCGACGGCGCGCCGGCGCGCGTCTCGGTCGAGGGCGAGGTGGTTCTGGCGGCCGGCGCGATCGGCTCGCCGCAGCTTCTGGAACTTTCGGGCATCGGCGATCCGGCCGTTCTGGGGCGTCATGGCATTGCGCCGGTTCTGGCAAAGCCGGGCGTCGGCGCGAACTTGCAGGACCATCTGCAGATCCGCACCGTGTTCAAGGTCGCCAACGCGGTGACGCTCAATCAGCTTGCGTCGAGCCTCTGGGGCAAGGCGAAGATCGCCGCCGAATATGCCTTCAGGCGCTCCGGGCCGATGTCGATGGCGCCGAGCCAGCTCGGCGTCTTCGCCCGCTCCGATCCCTCCTTCGAGACCGCCAACATCGAGTATCACGTGCAGCCGCTGTCGCTCGACCGCTTCGGCGAACCGCTGCATCCCTTTCCCGCGATCACGGCCAGCGTCTGCAATCTGCGCCCCGAAAGCCGGGGCCATGTGCATATTCGCTCGGCCGACGCGGGCGAGCATCCCGAGATCCGGCCGAATTATCTCGCAACCGAGGCCGACCGCAAGGTCGCGGCCGACAGCATCCGCCTCACCCGGCGGATCATGCAGGCCGACCCGCTCGCGCGCTATTCCCCGGTCGAGCATCTGCCGGGTTCGGCGGCGCAGACCGACGAGGCGCTGGCCCGGGCGGCCGGCGACATCGGAACGACGATCTTCCATCCCGTGGGCACCTGCCGCATGGGCGCCGACCCCGACGCGGTGGTCGATCCGCGCCTGCGGGTGCGGGGGATCGCGGGGCTGCGCGTCGCCGATGCCTCCGTGATGCCGGCGATCACATCGGGAAACACGGCCGCGCCGACGATGATGATCGCGGAGAAGGCGGCCGAGATGATCCGCGCCGACCGGCGGACCTGA
- a CDS encoding DctP family TRAP transporter solute-binding subunit — MRTFATWLFLLALVAVLRPAPAQAEVCQDGELVIRFAHVVAARGHPKGEMATALAARVNAEMDGKACMRVYPNSELFDDNAVMEALLMGEVQIAAPSLSKFEAYTLKYRLFDLPFLFEDMAAVNAFAYGSKGRELLRAMEDVGFVGLGYLFNGLKQFSATTPLLVPQDAQGLAFRVQPSAVAVAMIEALGGTARRLPFKDVFAALERGVVDGQENTWSNIYTQRFFQVQNGVSETNHQLLAYLALTSKEWLDGLEPAVRIQFLSIFSEVLDSFNARAEAINARSRQKIIEAGGTVRQLTPEERRAWVEAMKPVWDQFRDRIGQDMIDAALAANGAG, encoded by the coding sequence ATGAGGACATTCGCGACCTGGCTTTTCCTGTTGGCGCTTGTCGCGGTGCTTCGACCGGCCCCGGCGCAGGCCGAGGTCTGTCAGGACGGGGAACTGGTCATCCGCTTCGCCCATGTGGTCGCGGCCAGGGGGCATCCCAAGGGGGAGATGGCGACCGCCCTGGCGGCGCGCGTCAACGCCGAGATGGACGGAAAGGCCTGCATGCGGGTCTATCCGAACTCGGAGCTTTTCGACGACAATGCGGTGATGGAGGCGCTGTTGATGGGCGAGGTGCAGATCGCCGCGCCGTCGCTGTCGAAGTTCGAGGCCTATACCCTGAAGTATCGTCTGTTCGACCTGCCGTTCCTGTTCGAGGACATGGCCGCGGTCAACGCCTTCGCATACGGCTCGAAGGGGCGGGAACTGCTGCGGGCGATGGAGGATGTCGGCTTCGTGGGGCTCGGCTATCTCTTCAACGGGCTGAAACAGTTTTCCGCCACGACCCCGCTGCTCGTTCCGCAAGACGCGCAAGGGCTGGCGTTCCGCGTTCAGCCCTCGGCCGTCGCCGTCGCCATGATCGAGGCGCTGGGCGGGACCGCGCGGCGGCTGCCGTTCAAGGATGTGTTCGCCGCGCTCGAACGCGGCGTGGTCGACGGGCAGGAAAACACCTGGTCCAACATCTACACGCAGCGCTTCTTCCAGGTGCAGAATGGCGTGAGCGAGACCAACCACCAGCTCCTGGCCTATCTCGCGCTGACGTCCAAGGAATGGCTGGACGGGCTCGAACCGGCGGTGCGCATTCAGTTCCTGTCGATCTTCAGCGAGGTGCTGGACAGCTTCAACGCGCGGGCCGAGGCGATCAACGCCCGAAGCCGGCAGAAGATCATCGAGGCCGGCGGCACCGTGCGCCAGCTCACGCCGGAAGAGCGCCGGGCCTGGGTCGAGGCGATGAAGCCCGTATGGGACCAGTTTCGCGATCGCATCGGGCAGGACATGATCGACGCCGCGCTGGCGGCCAATGGCGCCGGCTGA
- a CDS encoding IlvD/Edd family dehydratase, which yields MARLDPKSLRSRLWFDNPDNPGMTALYLERYLNYGLTREELQSGKPIIGIAQTGSDLSPCNRHHLELARRVRSGIEAAGGVCLEFPVHPIQETGRRPTAALDRNLAYLGLVEVLHGYPLDGVVLTVGCDKTTPACLMAAATANIPAIALSVGPMLNGWHRGARTGSGTIVWKAREWLAAGEIDYAGFMELVASSAPSVGYCNTMGTATTMNSLAEALGMQLPGAAAIPAPYRERGQIAYETGRRIVDMVWEDLRPSDILTRAAFENAIVVTSAIGGSTNAPIHLNAIAAHLGVPLDNDDWQRLGHDVPLLVNMQPAGDYLGEDYHRAGGVPAVIAELMKAGRLPHPDAVTVNGQTLRQNCKDVETLDPRVIRPVADPLVDKAGFLHLKGNLFDSAIMKTSVISADFRDRYLSNPDDPDAFEGRAIVFEGPEDYHARIEDPALEIDGSCLLVIRGAGPVGYPGGAEVVNMQPPATLLKRGIASLPCLGDGRQSGTSGSPSILNAAPEAAVGGGLALVKTGDRLRIDLRRGTADILISDAELAERRAALEAGGGFPVPPHQTPWQEIQRGLVDQFDAGMVLKPATRYRDVVRSGGPPRDNH from the coding sequence ATGGCCCGCCTCGACCCCAAGTCCCTGCGCTCCCGCCTGTGGTTCGACAATCCGGACAACCCGGGCATGACGGCGCTCTATCTGGAGCGCTATCTCAACTACGGCCTCACCCGAGAGGAACTGCAGTCGGGCAAGCCGATCATCGGCATCGCGCAGACGGGCTCGGATCTCTCGCCCTGCAACCGGCATCATCTGGAGCTGGCCCGGCGCGTGCGCTCCGGCATCGAGGCGGCCGGCGGGGTCTGTCTGGAGTTTCCGGTCCACCCGATTCAGGAAACCGGCCGCCGTCCGACCGCCGCGCTCGACCGCAACCTCGCCTATCTGGGTCTCGTGGAGGTGCTGCACGGCTATCCGCTCGACGGGGTCGTGCTCACCGTGGGCTGCGACAAGACCACGCCGGCCTGTCTGATGGCGGCGGCGACCGCCAACATCCCGGCCATCGCGCTCTCGGTCGGACCAATGCTCAACGGCTGGCATCGCGGCGCGCGCACCGGCTCCGGCACCATCGTGTGGAAGGCCCGCGAGTGGCTGGCCGCCGGCGAGATCGACTATGCCGGTTTCATGGAACTTGTGGCCTCCTCCGCCCCGTCCGTCGGTTATTGCAACACCATGGGCACGGCGACGACGATGAACTCGCTGGCCGAGGCGCTCGGCATGCAGTTGCCCGGCGCGGCCGCCATTCCCGCCCCCTATCGCGAGCGTGGGCAGATCGCCTATGAGACCGGCCGGCGGATCGTCGACATGGTCTGGGAGGACCTGCGCCCCTCCGACATCCTGACCCGCGCGGCCTTCGAGAACGCCATCGTCGTCACCTCGGCCATCGGCGGGTCGACCAACGCGCCGATCCATCTGAATGCCATCGCCGCCCATCTCGGCGTGCCGCTCGACAACGACGACTGGCAACGTCTTGGCCACGACGTGCCGCTGCTGGTGAACATGCAGCCGGCGGGGGACTATCTGGGCGAGGACTACCACCGCGCCGGCGGCGTGCCGGCGGTGATCGCGGAACTGATGAAGGCCGGCCGTCTGCCGCATCCCGATGCGGTCACGGTGAACGGACAAACGCTCCGGCAGAACTGCAAGGACGTCGAAACCCTCGACCCGCGCGTCATTCGCCCCGTCGCCGATCCGCTGGTGGACAAGGCCGGCTTCCTGCACCTCAAGGGCAATCTCTTCGACAGCGCGATCATGAAGACCAGTGTGATCTCGGCCGATTTCCGCGACCGCTATCTCTCGAACCCGGACGACCCGGACGCCTTCGAGGGCCGCGCCATCGTCTTCGAGGGACCCGAGGACTATCACGCCCGCATCGAGGACCCGGCGCTGGAGATCGACGGGAGCTGCCTGCTGGTCATTCGCGGGGCCGGACCGGTCGGCTATCCGGGCGGCGCGGAGGTGGTCAACATGCAGCCGCCGGCAACGCTTCTGAAGCGCGGCATCGCCTCGCTGCCCTGCCTTGGCGACGGTCGCCAGTCGGGCACCTCCGGCTCGCCCTCGATCCTCAACGCGGCACCCGAGGCGGCCGTCGGCGGCGGGCTCGCGCTGGTGAAGACCGGCGACCGCCTGCGCATCGATCTGCGCCGGGGCACGGCGGACATCCTGATCTCCGACGCGGAGCTGGCCGAGCGCCGCGCCGCCCTGGAGGCCGGCGGCGGTTTCCCCGTCCCGCCGCATCAAACACCCTGGCAGGAGATCCAGCGCGGCCTCGTCGACCAGTTCGACGCCGGCATGGTGCTCAAGCCCGCGACCCGTTATCGCGACGTGGTGCGCTCCGGCGGCCCGCCGCGCGACAATCACTGA
- a CDS encoding isocitrate lyase/phosphoenolpyruvate mutase family protein codes for MTEIDSRRARFRALHNLHDCFILPNAHDIGTARILEGLGFSAIATTSAGFAFTQGVRDGEGRIGRDSALAHAAEIVRATDLPVNADLENGYGHDPEDVAETVRAALDCGLAGCSIEDASGDPSAPYYALDHAVARIEAAVAAKRAAPDFVLTARAEAPIRSRRDLDATIRRLAAYRDAGADVVYALHLRDRAHIARVVAEVGRPVNVVTGAGEFPLTRADLAALGVRRMSVGSGLARAAFGTFHDVAHRLKRTGRFSTGGRIERLTAFDDLLAPPRQPGS; via the coding sequence ATGACCGAGATCGACAGCCGCCGCGCGCGGTTTCGCGCGCTGCACAACCTTCACGACTGCTTCATCCTCCCCAACGCCCACGATATCGGCACGGCCCGCATTCTTGAGGGACTGGGCTTTTCGGCCATCGCCACCACAAGCGCCGGATTTGCCTTCACGCAAGGGGTGCGCGACGGCGAGGGCCGGATCGGCCGCGACAGCGCGCTTGCCCATGCGGCCGAGATCGTCCGCGCCACGGACCTCCCGGTGAACGCGGATCTGGAGAACGGATACGGCCACGACCCGGAGGACGTTGCGGAGACGGTCCGGGCTGCGCTCGACTGCGGACTTGCGGGATGCTCCATCGAGGATGCGAGCGGGGATCCGTCGGCCCCCTATTACGCCCTCGACCACGCGGTCGCGCGGATCGAGGCCGCCGTCGCCGCCAAGCGCGCGGCGCCGGACTTCGTCCTCACCGCCCGTGCGGAAGCGCCGATCCGCTCGCGGCGCGATCTCGACGCGACGATCCGGCGTCTGGCGGCCTATCGGGACGCCGGCGCCGACGTGGTCTACGCGCTCCACCTGAGGGACCGTGCGCATATTGCCCGCGTCGTCGCCGAGGTCGGCCGGCCGGTGAATGTCGTCACCGGCGCCGGAGAATTTCCTCTCACGCGCGCGGATCTCGCCGCTCTCGGCGTGCGACGCATGTCGGTCGGCTCCGGACTGGCGCGGGCCGCCTTTGGCACCTTCCACGATGTCGCGCACAGGCTGAAGCGGACCGGACGCTTCTCGACTGGCGGACGGATCGAGCGTCTGACCGCTTTCGACGATCTGCTCGCACCCCCGCGCCAGCCCGGCTCTTGA
- a CDS encoding heavy metal translocating P-type ATPase, producing the protein MTRLAIAGMTCAACSARVEKVLARTPGVTRATVNLPLETALIETDGSLTAADLVRRVEATGFTARETASSWQGEHERQQAAEAAALRAEKATLYLLIAAAIATAPMVIGMVAQPFDRDWMPPALLQAALAGFVQIFVGARFYAGAVRALRTGGANMDVLVVLGTTAAFAYSLYLTANAWPADPGHLYFEASAVILTLILVGKLLEARAKRATTAAIRALSDLRPLTAHRIIGETTETVAVDALFPGDRVLVKPGERLPVDGTVVEGTSDLDESLLTGESMPVAKSVGDAVIGGTINGAGALIVEATALGADSRLAAIIRLVETAQAVKAPVQKLVDRVSAVFVPVVVAIAGLTALGWWLMGADADTILATSVAVLVIACPCALGLATPTALVAGTGAAARAGILIRDIDTLERAHGVDTAVFDKTGTLTEGAPQVTDIRAFDRNDDRLLRIAASVQLPSEHPLARAMVSAAEARGLALTRPTGFTAVPGQGIVAEIAGETVLIGNARMMQAQGIDGFLAGQIAREFEAAGKTCATVAVAGRAVGVIAMADAVRAESAQALKRLAEAGVESVMLTGDTDAVAKAIARQIGLTRVIAGVPPEGKAETVAALAGEGRCVAMIGDGVNDAPALAAADVGIAMGSGADVAMETAGITLMRPRPDLVADAILVSRATVRKIRQNLFWAFVYNVVGIPLAALGLLTPAFAGAAMALSSVSVVTNAALLRRWKAAAR; encoded by the coding sequence GATCGAGACCGACGGCAGCCTTACGGCGGCCGATCTGGTGCGCAGGGTGGAGGCAACCGGCTTCACGGCGCGCGAGACCGCGTCGTCCTGGCAGGGCGAACACGAACGCCAGCAGGCGGCGGAAGCGGCCGCCCTGCGCGCGGAAAAGGCCACGCTCTACCTGCTGATCGCCGCCGCGATCGCCACCGCGCCGATGGTGATCGGCATGGTCGCGCAGCCCTTCGACCGCGACTGGATGCCGCCCGCGCTCCTGCAGGCGGCGCTGGCCGGCTTCGTGCAGATCTTCGTCGGCGCGCGGTTCTATGCCGGCGCGGTCAGGGCCCTGCGCACCGGCGGGGCCAACATGGACGTCCTCGTCGTGCTCGGCACGACGGCGGCCTTCGCCTACAGCCTGTATCTGACCGCGAACGCCTGGCCCGCCGATCCCGGACACCTCTATTTCGAGGCCTCGGCGGTCATTCTCACCCTCATCCTCGTCGGCAAGCTGCTGGAAGCCCGCGCGAAGCGCGCCACCACGGCGGCGATCCGCGCGCTCTCCGATCTGCGGCCGCTCACCGCCCATCGCATCATCGGCGAGACGACCGAGACCGTGGCCGTCGACGCCCTGTTTCCCGGCGACCGCGTTCTGGTGAAACCCGGCGAGCGCCTGCCGGTCGACGGCACGGTCGTCGAGGGCACGAGCGATCTCGACGAATCCCTGCTGACCGGCGAGAGCATGCCCGTCGCGAAGTCCGTCGGCGACGCGGTGATCGGCGGCACGATCAACGGCGCCGGCGCGCTGATCGTGGAGGCGACGGCACTTGGCGCCGACAGCCGGCTCGCCGCGATCATCCGCCTGGTGGAAACCGCCCAGGCCGTCAAGGCCCCGGTCCAGAAGCTGGTCGACCGGGTGTCGGCCGTCTTCGTGCCCGTGGTCGTCGCCATCGCGGGCCTGACCGCGCTCGGCTGGTGGCTGATGGGCGCCGACGCCGACACGATCCTGGCGACCTCCGTCGCCGTGCTCGTCATCGCCTGCCCCTGCGCGCTGGGGCTCGCGACCCCGACCGCGCTGGTTGCCGGCACGGGGGCCGCGGCGCGCGCCGGCATTCTCATCCGCGACATCGACACGCTGGAGCGGGCGCACGGGGTCGACACGGCCGTTTTCGACAAGACCGGCACGCTGACCGAGGGCGCGCCGCAGGTGACCGACATTCGCGCCTTCGACCGGAACGACGACCGGCTGCTGCGCATCGCCGCGAGCGTGCAGCTGCCGAGCGAACACCCGCTCGCCCGCGCGATGGTCTCCGCCGCCGAGGCGCGCGGTCTGGCGCTCACCCGGCCGACCGGTTTCACCGCCGTGCCGGGTCAGGGGATCGTCGCCGAGATCGCCGGCGAGACGGTGCTGATCGGCAACGCCCGGATGATGCAGGCGCAGGGGATCGACGGCTTCCTCGCCGGGCAGATTGCGCGCGAGTTCGAGGCCGCCGGCAAGACCTGCGCGACCGTTGCCGTCGCCGGGCGCGCGGTCGGCGTGATCGCCATGGCCGATGCGGTGCGCGCGGAAAGCGCACAGGCGCTTAAACGCCTCGCCGAGGCCGGTGTCGAAAGCGTGATGCTGACCGGCGACACGGACGCGGTGGCAAAGGCGATCGCCCGCCAGATCGGCCTGACCCGCGTCATCGCCGGCGTGCCCCCGGAAGGCAAGGCCGAGACGGTCGCCGCGCTCGCCGGCGAGGGGCGCTGCGTCGCCATGATCGGCGACGGCGTCAATGACGCGCCGGCGCTGGCCGCCGCCGACGTCGGCATCGCCATGGGCTCGGGCGCGGATGTGGCCATGGAAACCGCCGGCATCACCTTGATGCGCCCACGCCCCGATCTCGTCGCCGATGCGATCCTCGTGTCGCGCGCGACCGTGCGCAAGATCCGCCAGAACCTGTTCTGGGCCTTCGTCTACAATGTCGTGGGCATCCCGCTCGCGGCCCTGGGGCTCTTGACCCCCGCCTTCGCGGGCGCGGCCATGGCGCTGTCTTCGGTGTCGGTGGTCACCAACGCAGCCCTTCTACGCCGCTGGAAAGCGGCCGCGCGCTGA
- the denD gene encoding D-erythronate dehydrogenase, producing MHVLVTGAGGMIGRKLLEVLASGGTLAGREVTRMTLSDLVAPQPPEFTAMPVTSLAGDFARPGAAEDLVAHEPDVIFHLAAVVSGEAETDFEKGYRVNLDGTRALFEAIRAVGGGYRPRVVFASSLAVFGAPLPDPIPDTHHRTPLTSYGTQKAIGELLLNDYTRRGFLDGVGLRLPTLVVRPGKPNRAASGFFSGIIREPLNGEEAVLPVADDVMHWMASPRAAVGYLMHAASLDTAALGDDRNLTMPGLAVTVAEEIETLARIAGPTRTELIRREHDAAIARIVAGWPRRFTAARAEALGFRPDPDFETLVRAYMVDAGIGASVPPASGRSG from the coding sequence GTGCATGTGCTCGTCACGGGTGCGGGGGGAATGATCGGGCGCAAGCTGCTCGAGGTGCTCGCCAGCGGCGGGACGCTCGCCGGGCGGGAGGTGACCCGCATGACCCTGTCGGATCTGGTCGCGCCGCAACCGCCCGAGTTCACCGCCATGCCGGTGACCAGCCTGGCCGGCGACTTCGCCCGTCCCGGCGCCGCCGAGGACCTGGTGGCGCATGAGCCCGATGTGATCTTCCATCTCGCCGCCGTCGTCTCCGGCGAGGCGGAGACGGACTTCGAAAAGGGCTACCGCGTCAATCTCGATGGCACGCGGGCGCTGTTCGAGGCGATCCGCGCCGTTGGCGGCGGCTATCGTCCGCGCGTGGTCTTCGCCTCCTCGCTCGCCGTCTTCGGCGCGCCGCTGCCCGACCCGATCCCCGACACCCACCACCGCACGCCGCTGACCTCCTACGGCACGCAGAAGGCGATCGGCGAACTGCTGCTCAACGACTACACGCGGCGCGGCTTCCTCGACGGCGTGGGCCTGCGCCTGCCCACGCTCGTGGTGCGCCCCGGCAAACCGAACCGCGCCGCCTCCGGCTTCTTCTCCGGCATCATCCGCGAACCGCTGAACGGCGAGGAAGCGGTCCTGCCGGTCGCCGACGACGTGATGCACTGGATGGCGAGCCCGCGCGCGGCCGTCGGCTATCTCATGCATGCGGCAAGCCTCGACACGGCCGCGCTCGGCGACGACCGCAACCTCACCATGCCCGGCCTCGCCGTGACAGTGGCCGAGGAAATCGAGACGCTCGCGCGCATCGCCGGCCCGACGCGCACGGAGTTGATCCGCCGCGAACACGACGCGGCGATCGCGAGGATCGTCGCCGGCTGGCCGCGCCGCTTCACGGCCGCCCGGGCCGAGGCGCTCGGCTTTCGCCCCGATCCCGACTTCGAGACGCTGGTGCGCGCCTATATGGTCGACGCCGGCATCGGGGCGAGCGTGCCGCCGGCATCGGGACGCTCGGGCTGA
- a CDS encoding Lrp/AsnC family transcriptional regulator, protein MIELDGFDTRLLVSLQEDAALTNQQLGERIGLSASQVSRRRQRLEEAGIVRGYRADIAPAAVGLTVTAFVGVALEAHSRQNARRFRDLVRALAQVQEAHAMTGDMDYLLKVIVPDLPALARFINEELLPHDAVRNVRSSIAMETLKDDNTLPLPVPS, encoded by the coding sequence ATGATCGAGCTCGATGGATTCGATACACGTCTTCTCGTGAGCCTGCAGGAGGACGCCGCGCTGACCAATCAGCAGCTCGGCGAGCGCATCGGCCTGTCCGCCTCGCAGGTGTCGCGGCGCCGGCAGCGTCTGGAGGAGGCCGGCATCGTGCGCGGCTATCGCGCCGACATCGCGCCGGCGGCGGTCGGGCTGACGGTGACCGCCTTCGTCGGCGTGGCGCTCGAGGCGCACAGCCGGCAGAACGCGCGCCGCTTTCGCGATCTGGTGCGCGCCCTTGCCCAGGTGCAGGAGGCGCATGCGATGACCGGGGACATGGATTACCTGCTCAAGGTGATCGTGCCCGATCTGCCGGCGCTCGCCCGCTTCATCAACGAGGAACTGCTGCCGCATGACGCGGTGCGCAACGTGCGCTCCTCCATCGCCATGGAGACGCTGAAGGACGACAACACGCTGCCGCTGCCCGTCCCGTCCTGA
- a CDS encoding TetR/AcrR family transcriptional regulator, which translates to MRDTAHSGSTDDDGATGPGATPSTAERILEAARALMRDAGADHVAVTAIARRLGMSHSNVYRFFPNKAALLDAVMTAWLREIEDTLAATVEAMPAPVDRLAAYVLTLQDEMRRRARADPADFAAYAALSERAAGAMTAHATRCRAILEAILRDGIAREAFAIANVTAAARAIDNATLSLRHPKLVHQALATAADGSGEPAGDAASVSGEEAEDLVVLILDGIRR; encoded by the coding sequence ATGAGGGACACAGCACACAGTGGCTCCACCGACGATGACGGCGCGACCGGGCCCGGCGCCACACCGTCGACGGCCGAGCGCATTCTGGAGGCCGCCCGCGCGCTGATGCGCGACGCCGGCGCCGATCACGTGGCCGTCACCGCGATTGCCCGCCGGCTGGGCATGTCCCATTCCAACGTCTATCGATTCTTCCCCAACAAGGCGGCGCTGCTCGACGCGGTGATGACGGCCTGGCTGCGGGAGATCGAGGACACGCTCGCCGCCACGGTGGAGGCCATGCCGGCTCCGGTCGACCGTCTCGCCGCCTATGTGCTGACCTTGCAGGACGAGATGCGCCGCCGCGCGCGGGCCGATCCGGCGGACTTCGCCGCCTACGCCGCCCTGTCGGAGCGCGCCGCCGGTGCCATGACGGCCCATGCGACGCGCTGCCGGGCGATCCTGGAGGCCATCCTGCGCGACGGGATCGCGCGCGAGGCCTTCGCGATTGCCAATGTGACGGCGGCCGCGCGCGCCATCGACAACGCCACGCTCTCGCTGCGCCACCCGAAGTTGGTTCACCAGGCGCTCGCGACCGCAGCCGATGGATCAGGCGAACCGGCGGGCGACGCCGCATCGGTCTCGGGTGAGGAGGCGGAGGATCTGGTCGTGCTGATCCTGGACGGCATCCGCCGCTGA
- a CDS encoding tellurite resistance TerB family protein, whose translation MFDAKSLLEQFMGSQGGAPGQPAGQNAGQNPGQGAGRGQSGDLLSQGRDFLTSQGGGLALGGLAGLMLGSKGGRKIGKTAVKYGGMALVAGLAYKAYQGYRANQQGQQRPQYPQEDPIPLEAPRGTAFDPAQQPGGEQTFAVALLTAMIAAAKADGHIDRDEQDRIFAKIDEAGLDAEAKAFLMDELRAPLDLDKVVASATCPETATEIYAVSRLAIDPDHPAEKAYLQMLAARLGLEPALVDEIELAVREAEMAG comes from the coding sequence ATGTTCGACGCGAAATCCCTTCTGGAACAGTTCATGGGAAGCCAGGGCGGCGCTCCCGGTCAGCCGGCGGGCCAGAATGCGGGCCAGAATCCTGGTCAGGGGGCGGGCCGGGGCCAATCGGGCGACCTGCTCTCGCAGGGGCGCGACTTCCTGACCTCGCAGGGCGGCGGGCTGGCGCTCGGCGGTCTCGCGGGCCTGATGCTCGGTTCCAAGGGCGGACGCAAGATCGGCAAGACGGCTGTGAAATACGGCGGCATGGCGCTGGTCGCCGGGCTCGCCTACAAGGCCTATCAGGGCTATCGCGCCAACCAGCAGGGCCAGCAGCGGCCGCAGTATCCGCAGGAAGATCCGATCCCGCTCGAGGCGCCGCGCGGCACGGCCTTCGATCCGGCGCAGCAGCCGGGCGGCGAGCAGACTTTCGCCGTGGCGTTGCTGACCGCGATGATCGCCGCCGCCAAGGCGGACGGGCACATCGACCGGGACGAACAGGACCGCATCTTCGCCAAGATCGACGAGGCGGGCCTCGATGCGGAGGCCAAGGCGTTCCTGATGGACGAGTTGCGCGCGCCGCTCGACCTCGACAAGGTGGTGGCCAGCGCGACCTGCCCGGAAACGGCGACCGAGATCTACGCCGTGTCGCGGCTCGCCATCGATCCCGACCATCCGGCCGAAAAGGCGTATCTCCAGATGCTGGCCGCAAGGCTCGGCCTGGAACCGGCGCTGGTCGATGAGATCGAACTGGCCGTGCGTGAAGCGGAGATGGCTGGCTGA